The proteins below are encoded in one region of Fibrella aestuarina BUZ 2:
- a CDS encoding response regulator transcription factor translates to MKILLVEDEVKTVQSIRQGLEEHQWEVDVAYDGAMGYQLATRSAYALIISDVILPGLNGLELCRKLRAANVTTPILMLTALGTTDDKITGLDAGADDYLVKPFEFRELMARVRALTRRSTGNVPSTNLLKIADLELNPDTKQVTRAGKDITLTAKEFQLLEYFLRHQGRVISKVELAEKFWDVTFDTGTNIIEVYINFLRKKIDKEFEPKILHTQIGMGYVVKLPS, encoded by the coding sequence ATGAAAATTCTGTTGGTTGAAGACGAGGTCAAAACGGTGCAGAGCATCAGGCAGGGGCTGGAAGAACACCAATGGGAGGTTGACGTGGCCTACGACGGCGCGATGGGTTACCAGTTGGCGACCCGGTCGGCCTACGCGCTCATTATCTCCGACGTTATCCTGCCCGGCCTGAACGGTCTGGAGCTGTGCCGCAAGCTGCGGGCGGCCAACGTGACTACCCCTATTTTGATGCTGACGGCGCTAGGCACCACCGACGACAAGATCACGGGCCTCGACGCGGGAGCCGACGATTACCTCGTCAAACCCTTTGAATTCCGCGAACTGATGGCGCGGGTACGGGCGCTCACCCGGCGCAGCACCGGCAACGTACCCAGCACCAACCTGCTGAAGATTGCCGATCTGGAACTGAACCCCGATACCAAGCAGGTCACACGAGCGGGCAAAGATATTACCCTGACAGCCAAGGAGTTCCAGCTACTCGAATACTTCCTGCGGCATCAGGGTCGGGTTATTTCCAAAGTCGAACTGGCCGAAAAATTTTGGGATGTAACCTTCGACACCGGCACCAACATCATCGAGGTTTACATCAACTTCCTGCGCAAAAAGATCGACAAGGAGTTTGAGCCCAAGATTCTGCACACGCAGATCGGCATGGGGTACGTCGTAAAGCTGCCGTCGTAA